GCTGGGCTGCCGTGGGCTCACTGCGCAGCGTCGATGTGGAGTTCACGGCACAGGAGCGGGCCGAACTGCTCGCCACCGCCGACGAGTCCATGGCCCGCCTCAGCCGTCTCATCGACAACCTGCTGGACATGAGCCGCCTCCAGGCGGGCGCCCTGACCCTGGACCTCCGGGCCATCACGCTGGAAGAAGCCCTGCCGGCGGCGTTCGACGCGCTGCCGCCGGAGGCGCCGCGGCCCGTGGTACGCCGCCTGGCCGAAACCCCGCCCGTCCTCGCGGATCCACCGCTCCTGGAGCGGGTGATCGCCAATCTGGTGGCCAACGCCGTACGGCACGCGCCGCCCGGCCACCCGGTCCTGATCACCACAAGCGCCCTGGCCGGCCGCGTGGAACTGCGCGTCGTCGACCGGGGGCCCGGCCTGCCGCGGGCCGATCGTGAACGCGTCTTCGAGCCGTTTCAGCGCCTCGGCGACACCGACAACACCACTGGCGTCGGCCTGGGCCTGGCCCTGGCCCGCGGCCTGACCGAGGCCATGTCCGGCACGGTCACCCCCGAGGACACCCCTGGCGGCGGCCTGACCATGGTGCTTTCCCTTCCCTGTGCGGAGGAACCTGTGGCCGCGTGGCCGTCCCGGCGCCGTGATGCGCAGAACACACAAGATGATCCGTGAAGGCCCATGAGGGTCTCAGGAGCAGGAGCAGGAGCAGGAGCAGGAGCAGGAGCAGGAGCAGGAGCAGGGATGTGAGCGGATACCCCCTGCGTGACCGCCCTTCCTCGTCACCGCACTCGTCCTCGTACCGAGCACGCCGTCCCTCCGGGCCCGGAGCCTTCCGGCGCCTTCCCGAGGTCCCATACGGAACTCTGACGCCGAACTTGAGTACGAGCGGGACCCGGCGCCCGGCGGTTGGCAATCTAGACGGTTGTGACCTCAACCATCCATCTGCGCATGCCACTTGGTCAACGCTCCCAGCACATGGTGATCTGCGGCGACGACGGCCTCGCCCGTCGCCTCGCCATCGAACTCGACGCCGTGTGCGGTGAAGCCGTCACCGTCGTCCTGCCCTCGCGGCGTGACGAGCACGGAGCGGAGATCGCCGCCCTGCACCGTGACCCGCGCTCACCGGTCGAGCTGCTGGTGGCGTCCCGGCCCGACGAGCACACCCTGAGGGCGGCGGGGATCGAGCGGGCCGCCGCCCTCGCGCTCACCTACGCAGACGACCAGGTCAACATGACGGCCGCACTGCTCGCGCGAAGCCTCAATCCGTCCGTACGCCTGGTCATCCGGATGTACCGGCGCGAGCGCGGACGCCATCTGGAACGGCTCCTGGACCGTGCCGCGCAGGTGCGGGAGGAGCCGGACGCCTCGACCACCGTGCTGTCCGACAGCGACACGGCGGTGCCGGAACTCGTGTCGGCTGCCGCCGTCGGCCGAGGGCCCACGCTCCAGGTCGAGGGGAAGGTGTTCCGCGGCGTCGTACGCCCGGCGGGAACCGCGCCCCGCTCGGCCGACCTCGCGACCCTCGCCGTGCTCTCGGGCGCACACCAGGACGACCCTGCGAGCGAAGACAGCGCGGAGACGCCCGGTGGCGACGGTACTCAGCTGCTGCCGGACACCCGTACCGCGGACCGCCGTCAGTTCACGCACGGCCGTCTCATGCTGGAAGAGGTCACCCGGCACCAGGCCCCGCAGATGCCTGACGACCGGCACGGTTATCGGGGCTGGCTGCGGGCCAGGATCGCGCATCTGCCCTGGAAGGTCTTCCTCGCCCGCGAGGTCCTGGCGGTATTCGGGGCCCTCGCCGTGATCGTCGTCGCGCTTGCCATGGCCACGTGGCTGGTCGAGGACGGGCCGTTGTGGAAGTCCGTCTACCTGCCGCTCCTGGACATCTTCACGATGGGAGATCCGGCGACGGGGGAAAGCGAGTCCCCGGCCCGTCGGATCCTCCAGCTCATCGCGGGCTTCGTCGGCCTCGCCGTGCTGCCGCTGGTGGTCGCGGCCACCATGAACGCGAGCGAGGCGTTCCGCGCCGCATCCGCCAACCATCCGCCGTCGGAGGAGCTGACCGGCCACATCGTGGTCGTCGGTCTCGGGAAGATCGGCACACGGGTCCTGGCGCAGCTGCGCACCACCGACCATCCGGTCGTCGTCATCGAACGCGACCCGCACGCCCGAGGCGTCGCCACGGCCCGGGAG
The Streptomyces sp. NBC_00234 DNA segment above includes these coding regions:
- a CDS encoding NAD-binding protein; the protein is MPLGQRSQHMVICGDDGLARRLAIELDAVCGEAVTVVLPSRRDEHGAEIAALHRDPRSPVELLVASRPDEHTLRAAGIERAAALALTYADDQVNMTAALLARSLNPSVRLVIRMYRRERGRHLERLLDRAAQVREEPDASTTVLSDSDTAVPELVSAAAVGRGPTLQVEGKVFRGVVRPAGTAPRSADLATLAVLSGAHQDDPASEDSAETPGGDGTQLLPDTRTADRRQFTHGRLMLEEVTRHQAPQMPDDRHGYRGWLRARIAHLPWKVFLAREVLAVFGALAVIVVALAMATWLVEDGPLWKSVYLPLLDIFTMGDPATGESESPARRILQLIAGFVGLAVLPLVVAATMNASEAFRAASANHPPSEELTGHIVVVGLGKIGTRVLAQLRTTDHPVVVIERDPHARGVATARELGVPLLLEDAAARGVLDLARIRQSRSLLVLTGGDGENLDIVMAAREINPGIRVVMRLYDDDFAATVSATMRASYPGALTRSRSVSALAAPSFAAAMMGRHVLGVMPVERGSLLFTVVDVAGHPELEGRSVHEAFRAHEWRVLAVGQAASCPPSPYADASATDTLAGFRPGRLPGFDWRPPHGRVLRAGDRVVLATTRRGLDFLMTGVQPHPPGRRGERAGE